A DNA window from Impatiens glandulifera chromosome 7, dImpGla2.1, whole genome shotgun sequence contains the following coding sequences:
- the LOC124946206 gene encoding uncharacterized protein LOC124946206, whose translation MEEFRSNSCKDEELMQMGISYTNGRSSKGMHDLRSYSTPHASLPSFKLGKELKIKEIKTRYYNNNGSVSSSSSKIWGLSDPELQRKKRVASYKAYALEGKMKNSLRKSFKWIKNTCIHLVHGSW comes from the coding sequence ATGGAGGAATTCAGATCCAATTCTTGTAAGGATGAAGAATTAATGCAGATGGGAATTAGCTACACTAATGGAAGATCTTCAAAAGGAATGCATGATCTAAGAAGTTACAGCACTCCACATGCATCTTTGCCATCATTCAAATTGGGAAAAGAATTGAAGATAAAGGAGATCAAGACTCGGTACTATAATAATAATGGGTCagtttcttcatcatcatcaaagatTTGGGGATTGAGTGATCCAGAATTACAAAGGAAAAAAAGGGTTGCTAGCTACAAAGCTTATGCTTTAGAAGGTAAGATGAAAAACTCCCTTAGGAAGAGTTTCAAATGGATCAAAAACACTTGCATTCATTTGGTTCATGGATCATGGTAG